The genome window TGCAACAGGTAATAACTGAAATGTTTCCACTTTAGGGTTTAATTCTGTGAAGCCTTACAGATACACTCAAATTCATGCACATGAGTTATCGTTTTGATTTCGGTGGGACTGTACACATGAACTCAAATACATGTCTTAATTTCTGTGGCATTAAAATTTTCttgcagtatttttgttttttgtctAGTAGTATTTTATAGAATAATTATATAAGAAGGATTAAATAAAACATCCGTCCTGATGAAAGACTATTTCAAGGTCACTGTTCAGtgatttaatagaaaagaagataaatatgCTCTTCTGTAACAAGCAAAATAAGAAGgtacaaaatgaaatgcaaactctgtatttttaaacatccaAATATTCCATATACTTGAAGAATAACTGTTGAGCTAAACTTGGGACACAGAGATGAGTGGGATTAAATTTGGTATTTTCAAATATGCATTCACACATTAAATAATCTTatctagcctttttttttatttattgcatatagaaaaactttattttgcCAGAGTTTTCATTAGAAGAGGGAATTTTATTAAGCACAGAAGAAGGGAATAAATcttgagaattttcttttgtgaataTTGAGGCTGGGGGTTGTAGCAGagttgtttattatttttcaaactaaTTTTAATAAGTAGGCCGGACTTTTAAAAGTACACCTATTCAGTTAGTGTGATTTGGTAGGTTTTCTTTAAGCATGCAAAGTTTAACTCTGAGAGAATCCCTCCCATTTTGTATTACTTTATGTGGTTTCTACATGTGTGTGTATTAACACAGGTAATTGAAGacaccaaagaaaaaagaacagttatCCATCAGGCTGTGAAGTCCTTGTTTCCTGGACTGGAGACTAAAACAGAAGATcgagatggaaaaaaatacattattgcTTATCatgctgctgggaaaaaagcaCTGGCAAGTGAGTTTCAGTATCAGAGCAGTTGGGTAAAGTAAATGCTAAAATTatccccaaaccaaaaatcGTTAGTAAATACTTCAAGTGGGTGGAGTGTACTTCGTAATGTaatctgcctttgctttttcctctttgaaactGATGCTGTGCATCTAAAATGACTAGGAACAGAAGGAGTGTCTCAAGTTTAAATTtctacttgtttttctttccaaatcatTCGTCAAATAAAACCATGTTAGAAGTGAGAGGATTTTTTGCtatttcagtgggaataagCAAAATAGGggctttattttcagtattggAGCTTAGCTTTCATGAACTTACCTGGACGTGTAAGAGTGCATTGTGGAAGTAAGAGGTTGTAGTTGAAATGCATACATTACACTGTCAGTCAGTGTAATCTTGACTATCTTGAAAATCCGTTACAAAATTCTCAATGACGTGAATAAAGACAAGCACCTATTTGTTTTCTCAGagttatatttttttatgaacATAATATATTTACCATGATCTTTAAGGCTACTTCTGCTGCCAGGGCTAATTACATTTGCAGAAAATTGTCTTTATTCATTATAAATCACAGTTACTATTTTGGAATAATCAAAGTAATGAAggattttcaaaatgaagtgtTATCCACCTTAACCTTGCCAAATACTGTTTTGGTTACTGGCGATAAATTCATGTGTTCTACATCTTTTAATGTTACTACAAATTTGTTGCTATTGAGAGGATTGTCTACATGCAGAATGTTGCACGTTTAACGCAAGgtattaatgttttatttaaactgaTTGCATTCCTATGTCACTTCAACCTACGACAAGTGACAGTATGTAAACCTAGCCCTTTCATTTTGAAGATGAAGGAGATGGGGAAAGGTTAAGGAGATAATTTAAAATTGGAAATAACACCATATCCACATTCAATTTAGTTACTATTTTTTAAGGCTTGTTCTAAGCAAATATGTTTTACTTTAATTGGTACAATTATAATATGTTTATGTATCTTGTTTAACCATGTTTAGAAAATTTGTATGTTTGCATGCTTTTTGCATGGAGTATGTATACTTACCAGCACCAAATTCTCCTCAGAcagttttgttctctgttgGTTCGTACTGGTTTTACCTccaccttttccttctgctgcttctaTTCTTTAACCATTGTTACAGTGAAGTGATTGTTATTGAGCTGACCAATCTGATTTAAGAGATACTGTATAAAAGAATAAGTATTGGAAATACGCTGAAAAGAATTTAGTGATGTGTCTCTAGGATTAAAACATTATCTGAAGCACCATCTTGTGATGCAGAGAAGCATCATCCATTCAAACTTGGATTCCTAAGCTGTGATGGTACAAACACCTGTGCATGTTGGTGGAGATGTGTGCAGTTTCAGTGAGTGTGTGTAAATGCTTATGAATGTAGGATTTAAGAGTGCAAGTTCTTTTTAGTCAGGATTATATTTATCTTTTGTGTTTATATAGCCACTAATGCATCTTAGTCCTGAGTGGGTTCCCCAGGcaagaaacatttcagaagtgtAGAATATTCGGAGATTAGCTGAGATACCCGATTACTTTTGTTGATAATGTAAAAGGCTACCAAACATCCTTTgcctaaaatttaaaattagaagCTGCTCTGTGTCTATAGTAAGTTTACAcccaaaatacttaaaatactgCCTTACTAAATTGTCAGTAAACTGTTTCATCATTGTCCACAAATGAAGTTTGTTGCATCTCCGATTGAAGCTTTCCATATGTTCACTGTTTGCCTCTGCACGATTCCATTGCATAACTGTCTAAATTGCTGTCATCCACCACCTAACTGTTGGATGCTCCCTAAAGCATAAACAATCCCATAACCATAAACCTGCATGTTCACCTCTAAAAACCCTTTGACAGtctaaaaattaaatgctaCTCTCTTGTGCTCTTTATGCTATGCATTGGGACAGAGGTCAGAACTGCAACAGGTAAGAGATGTTGACATTTCAtgctaacaaaatgaaatgccAACCATTATGACCTCCTAAATAGCAACAAGACTGGCCAAACTAGTAACAATTAATTCATTAACACACACAGACATGATAAGTTATGCTTAAAATTCCCTGCAACAGCCAAAAATTGGGCTTGTGCTACCTCTTTTTCCTAGTGCAGTACAGGCAGTAGTCATTCAGTGCAGAGAACGTCTGCCAGTAATAAGTGACGTGAGTTACCAGTTTTGACAATACTGTTTGACATCCATGGTAAattttccattgacttcattAAGCTGAGCCTTTGCCCTTCAGCATTGTATTTCAGACACTACTATCTGTATTTATACAACCTTAAAAGTATATATCATACAttccaatattaaaaaagagCTTCCAGCCCTCAAGCTGCAGCAAAAGGTTTGGAAAAAGGGCTTAGAAATATGATTTCACTGTCAAAAATGTAACAGCTCTGAAACATAGCAATAGGGAGTGCAAACTGTCCTTCTGGTCCATCTACCCAGTTGAATACTTTGAAGTAGTGGTTGAGGAATGGTTAAATATCGGGACTGTAACTGCAGCCTCCCAGTACACAGCATGACGGGCAGTGTGGTGGATAGGCATGTGGCTGTGATGCCCAAAGCATGAGGAGCCCATTGATAGGTATAGTATCTATAGGGTCCTTTTAGTCTAGCCCAGATTAGGGCTCACTTTTTGAAGGGTGTTGAAATGACTGCGTGTAAGATGGATTAAATTTAAAGAACGATTCCAGCTGGAGAAGACTTTCCTTGTGAATCACGCTCtgtcttcctctcttcccttctaATTACCAAGTTCTTAATGAAGGACCTTGCTCTTCAAGCTGAATGCAGTGTTTCCTTGACTGTGTTTAAGAGCAGTGGTGGCTAAGAAGGGAGACCAGCGGGAGCATGAGGTCTCTTAACAGGCTTTGGACCATGCTGCTCAGTTTAGGCCCTAGGAAACTCCATGGGGGGGGCTTTGCTTATTAACTGATGGTACAAGGCAAGTGTTGCAATAATTTTTAAGTGATTAAAAACTATGTGTATAGTATTTTATACTGTAGCATCCAAAACTGTTTTTGCAGAAGTGTGTGTATGGATGGCAGCTTCTCAAAAAAGCAAGAATTATCTTTTACCAGAAAGTTTCCTGAAAATTAAACATATTCACtggctgtgtgggctatctGGCTTTATTAAACTAACAGGagcaaaaagagcaaaatttcCCAAGAACTTCTTTCCTGCATTGGTGTTTATATACTGGAACAGGACTGGCTTTTTTCAGTTAGCTTTTGCTGTTAACGAAAGACACTTAAGCCCTTTTTGTACAAAACCAGGAATGTCTGCTTGGTGGCTACCAAGAGATAACGGActtctgatttaaaacaaaaccaaatccttAGTTTTCTTCTTACAAAACAGGAGTTGGTAAACAAAGCACCTCAAAATTGATTGCTAAACCTGTGTAGAATCAGTCCGCCTTCCCAGTAATGCCATCAACAGTGGATGATTGTAAAAGGAAAGTTTTATCTCTGGAGGCTTTTGTGTGCAACAAAAGCTTGACAAATACATTGacagttttcttccctctccagaAAACACCGAATTGTAAATCAGTTGTAAGTCTGCTGAAGTTATTTCGCCCTCTGGCCTTCCCTAAACACTGCACAGTATCTGGCTCGAATTACTTGTTAATGTCTCTATTATGCCAGATTTCTCTCTTccacaggatttaaaaaaaaaattgccttaaagtaatttcttaagagtatattttttttagtcttttgtAGAGATACGACCCATGCTTTTGCATGACACACAAAAAATCCTACAGAAGTAAAGAATATGTTAGTACTATAAGTAGTAATCGTAGTCTTCCCACAAACAGGCCTCCAATGGTCCTCATCTGTTAATTATAGAAGGCCCTAGATGAAATGTGGAGTGGCTTTTATTGTTGAAAGTCAGTGTAATTATAATGTTTTTGAGAAATTCAGTCAGGCAATATGGCAGTTAAATGATTAGcgtatatttttaataatttcgTGACGAAGGAACTGTCACCATTTCATTCAGGATTTTCTAGGTGACAGAATTGATTAAAGAAAAGCATACAGCCCAGTGGAAGGGGAGAAGGTCTTTTTCAATGtgctttgcagcttttttcttttctttctttctttttttttttttaaagcagttggAAATTAGCAGAAATTGACTCTTgcacatttgttttaaatgtagcTGCAATGGCAAAGATACTAATTGACACTTTACAaattttcacctttcttttttaaagatccAAGAAAACACTCTTGGCCAAAATCTAGGGGAAGCTACTGCCACTTTGTACTGTACAAGGAGAACAAGGATACTATGGATGCCATTAATGTCCTATCCAAATTTTTAAGGTAAGGCTGTTGTTTCTGCCAGCCTGGATAGCATGCAGTCCTCccccttgtcctggtttcagctaggatggagttaattttcttcctagtagctggtatagtgttgtgttttggatttagtatgagaagaatgttgataacacactgaggttttcagttgttgctaagtagtgtttagtctaaagtcaaggatttttcagcttctcatgcccaggcagcgagaaagctggaggggcacaagaagttgggagggggcacagccaggacagctgatccaaactggccaacggggtattccagaccatgtgatgtcatgcccagtgtctaaactggggggagtgggggctgggggggtggggacagatcgctgcttgggaactaactgggcatcagtcagtgagtggtgagcagttgcattgtgcatcacttgttttgtctATTccaatttgtttatttttattgtcattattaatattatcattattattttcttcctttctatcctattaaactgtctttatctcaacccacaagttttactttttttttttttcctctcccaattctctcccccatcccactgggtgggtggggagtgagggagcggctgcgtggtccttagttgttggctggggttaaaaccCTGTATATTTCATGTTACTGTGAATGTTATGCTTCAGAATTGTGTAAGAGCAACACAAATGATTACTATTGCCTAATTTGTAGCCAGTGTTtaacagtgttaaaaaaaaaaaaaaaagttattttagaaTATCAAATTTGAAACTTGTAAGTTTTGGAAGGAGGTGAGAATGGAACAGAATGATCCCAAGAAATTTAAAAGACTGTACTCTACTACTTCAATGGAAAAAGGTCCACAATTGAAGTTGGCTGATGTGAGAAAGGCTTGGCAGCTCAAAGCCTTAATGTGCGTAACCTGaattaaaagccatttttttcccagtgtgtGAATATATGCAAGTATGTTATGAACCTGTCAGATATTGTTGTGATAATATGCTGATCAGTTCCTAAGCGGTTACAGTTGATAAACTGTTGTTCCATGTATTAATTTCTCCATGGCAACACAGTCTTAGTTCCTTTCACCCCATCAAGTGCAGCAACAAAAAGATTTGCCAAAGGCGTGATGTGAACACAGTGAATTGCAGGGGAAGGACTGCTTTAAAATTGGGTCAATTCAGTGATCTACTTATAGGGAAACTTCACtacttcccttcttttcccttcgCCCTTCCTGtccaaaaataaatgtttgtaatCTAGGCTCTTAACCAGTATACTACTAGTATTTGTATTTGAGAACAGAATGGTAGGAGCATAGTTTGGTGGAAGAATTTATGTAATGGCAATCCTGCCTACCCCCTGGTGCCCATAGCTggaataactgaaaatattcccTGTGTAACACAGGCTGTAAAGTACaaagtggaaaaaggaaaggaaattttccactcaaggaaagaaatacatcaaattttaaattaacttctCATATTCTCACATAATGTGTGTGCATGGTATTCAAACAGACATGTTATTTGAAGTTTAAGGAAGAAATGAacatgtttgtgttttgtttttttttagtggaatTAGTGGTGGCTGCATGTTTGTGCATTGAGTGGATGTATATAAAGAAGTACTTCAAAGCTTATATTCTGAAAGCACAGTTGTGGCAAAAGCGAATCTGTCTAcgtatatttttttctgtgttttatgtaCTTATAGATGAGATTAGAAAATGTCACACGTCAAATTGTAGCCAGTTCTGGggaatatatgtatattttctatttttaatactgATGATTAATAATTCTAGGTAATTATAGTGAAAATTATGTTCGATCTGTGGCTATTTTAATATACATAATATCTGTTACTGTTGCATTTAAGAGTGAAGCCAAACATATTTTCCTACATGGGAACTAAAGATAAAAGGGCTATAACAGTTCAAGAGATCGCTGTTCTTAGGTAAGTGAAAGTACACTGGAGTATTTGCACTCGTACCATGATAGCTTGAATATCTTGCTAAATACCTTGAAGACTCAGTATGCATGTGATGCAAATGGCAGATTCAGGTCCTGATCTTGTAAAGCACATGTATTAATGAAGATGCTATAATCCTTTTTTATTCCGTGGTGATTGCTAGTATTTTCAGTCAGTGGTGCTCCGAGTCATAGGCTGGATACATGTATTTGGCTGAAGCAGTGGGCCAAATTGCCTACGTGCTCTTACTTTGCATGGCTCCCatgcaacagcagaaaaacagaatgacACAGTGAAAATTATGTCCTATTTCCTTCCTGACTTTTGtttcccccttcctccagctggaatcctattttctttctcactgaaCACTCTGAACAGCTCCAGAGAAGGCTAACCACTGTCTTTGCTCATCTGTGAGTAGCCAGAAGAGGCAAAAATTTATGAGGAATTTTTCCTGCCTTAACCTACTCTCATAAGTCATCTactaagagaaaataaattttattttcctcatattCCAAGATAATTATGTGGTTTCTGGGCACTTGAAATTAGTGTTACATCCATAACCGAGAATGATGGATGCCTCGCAGTCATATATTACAATATCTGTTTAGCTAGCTGGAATATTCTGCCTGGACTACTGTTTACAACTCTTTGAAAACCACACTCCTCAGGTGAGGAATTCCAAGGTTTGAGAGCCAGAAATTTGATCAAATCCTTGTTAAAAGGGGGGCATTCACTACTTAACTGTTCATATTTTTCCTCCCAGTGGTTTGCATGTGCATACGTTGGCACACATAAAAGGAATTACTGATTTATGAATTGTGAGAAGCCCCAGATTGTTGTTGCTGCAAGGCAAGTTTGCAAAGTGATGACAATTAACCAAACTTGTGGTGTAGCCATCTCAGGTGCTGTTCCTTTGCTTTTAACATGATCACATTTAATGTTGTGTCCAAGAACTTCAGTGTTTTGTAAGCATTGCCTGCAGAGGAGAGTACTGATTTGTGGTGTCTGTTCAGTAGTGCCACAGTACCCGACCCTCCTGCGCAGCCTTGGAGAAGGATGGCGCAGGAGAGGAGACATTACCGTTTATCAGCCCGGTCTGAGCTGGGTGTGCTGTCCATGCTAGTTGGTAAACTTGTCTATCCTGGTATAAATTTTAGTGGAAGTGTCAAAGAGCAGTTCAGTGATGCAAAGAACAGGGTATGCTTCCAAAAGTACTAGCAACAAAAATGACAGATACCAGTGACAGACTGGATTTCATATTTCTTCATCTGCAGTAAGCTTACACAGTGGCTAATTACTTAAGTCCGTGGTTATGACTGCTTACTGGAGTGTATCCATTGTGTCCTTACTCAAATAAAGCAGAGTTCAGCTTGTGGGGTACAGAATACATTAATATTGCAACATACTTTTTATTGAGTGCATACTGTAACATAGATCTGAAAAGACAGTACTAACAGTCTTTGTCACAGTATACATTTTCTCTTGTATAAGTAGCCTTAAGAATTAcctgttcttttattttaggtatttcattaaaatacttcaaaaaggCAACAATAGAAAATGGGGGAAACTGgacttgctgctttttgttttgaaatgatgGCATTTCTATATTTGTTTAACTGTGTTTTTCTAGGCATAGGTTTGGTCACTgttgtctgtttctttttagaatCACTGCACAAAGACTTGCTCATTTGAATAAATGTTTGATGAACTTCAAATTAGGAAATTTCAGTTACAAGAACCATCCACTGAAATTAGGAGAACTGCAAGGGAACCATTTCACTGTTGTTCTCAGGTAGTATGTTAGTATGTATTTGGACAGTTctattagaatttttttttttctctttaaatagtTAAGGGATATCAGTGCATCTTGtgttacaaaaaagaaaagtcctTCTATTGACAGGAGTCCATTGAATTTGATAAGTGCTATATAATGTTGATGTTGAGCTTTAGTATTATGGGGATCACAAAATAGAGTAAGCCCTTAAGCTGTCtgtaactctttttttttttttttttttttttttaaatactagaaACATAACAGGAACTGATGACCAGATAGAGCAAGCAATGCACTCTCTCAGGGAAATTGGATTCATTAATTACTATGGAATGCAAAGATTTGGAACCACAGCTGTTCCTACATATCAAATTGGCAGGTAcgtgttgttttcttttttttttttttttttttagattttatttttatctctgtaTAAGTTCTCATGTATTTTGGGGAATGTTTTTCTGGCATATTGCATGTGCCAGTTTTAATTTTAGACTTAAGAAAGAACTTGTATCTGAACTTGCTTCAGCACATATCTTGCATAATACCACTACTTTTAATATTCCATAAATCTAAACactaatacttctttttttgcatAAGTTGGCTAAATCTCCTTAAAATGTATGTAGTCAGTTCTTAATAAACTTTACTGTTTGAATCTTAGAGCTATTCTACAGAACAATTGGAATGAAGTAATGGATTTGATATTAAAACCACGACCAGGAGGTAAGGACTGAAAAATGATACATCAAGTGTTTTTGCCTCTCCTCTTCCAAGAACTCTTATGTTCAGGAAAAACACTTTTAGATTTTGATTCTTTTAATTTGAATGGACGTTTGTGAGGACAGCTTTGCACATGCTAAACTTCAGCCAGTTTAGCAATGGAGAAGTAATCTTCAGactctctgcttctctttccttgctgtgcagTTTCTTGCATTGGGGGTGAAAAGGGACCTGAATACTTACACACAGAGTCTGCTCAGATTTCATGTGAAGCCTTCCAgcctcaactattctgtgattctgttaaTCTGTGTAATTACTGTGACtgaaactttaatttttcaattgttTTAACAAAAGGTGAGATGGATGCTGTTTTGGTGtgtagttaaaatatttttgttttacatcCTTGTTCTAGCTGAAAAGGGATACTTGGtaaaatgcagagaagaatGGGCAAAGACTAAAGATCCAGCAGCAGCCCTCAAGAAACTACCCGTAAAAAGGTGCGTGGAAGGACAGCTTCTACGTGGACTCTTAAAGTATGGAATGAAGAACATAATCTCTGCATTTGGCATAGTGAGTGTAAAAGTGCTGTGGGGTATTTACTTGAATAAACATTGTTTTGATGGTATCATGATGAATTTGAAATAGACTCATAGATGCTTGATGAATAGAAGGTTAAGTGTAAAATCTTTACATTTATCCTGTCTTTTTGCTTGAAGTACTGCTGCATGGTAACTGATGACATCTGTAATTAATGTATGCGTAATAAGCTTTCCAATTTATACAACAAACTCTGGTATGTTGGAAGCAATACAGTTATACTTAGTAACCATGTATAATACAGATCTGAGAATTGTGCAAAGGTTCAGTATCAGagttcttctgtttctttaaaagtatAAATCAAACTGATAGTGTGCTATTGAATCAGCTTGGCATAGAGATGGTGGATTCACTGTCATTTTCGAGTACTGTAATCAAGATCAAGTCTTTGGAGAAAATACCTCATCACCAGCAAACTACTGGCCCATTGTAGGAGCTGAGGAATAATTTCTTGTTTATGAAGAAGATAATTAGAGTAACACTGTGGTTTCACATCTGCAAAGTTTATTTACGATTTCAGGAGGTTGAGTATGAATTCAGTGTTTTGTAATAGCCCCAGGTGTTTGATGAGctgttgaattaaaaaaaagcttttttttttttttttttcctgaatttaagtacaggggggttttttgtgtggaTTTCAAATGTATAAAAGCATTATTTCTTCACATACCTTTTTCCCAAATAATGAACAAAAATCAAATCTGTATATGAAGAAATTGTGTTACTCTTGTTGCTGGAGAAAGTAACATTTCAAATATATGCCGTTTTGGTTATGattgagaaaaaaaactaaaaatacatctttctgatgtttcacttctttttttttttttctttacctctaGATACCAAGAAATAATCGTTTAATGTATATTCATAGCTACCAGAGTTATGTGTGGAATAATATGGTGAGCAAGAGAATAGAAGAATACGGGCTTAGAGCTGTACCAGGAGATCTCACACTTAAAGGAGGTAAAATcagacaaacaaaaagtttTGCTGTGTAGTTCAAATTCCTAGGAAAACAAGGCACATATCTGTTTATGTGATACTGcgtacatattttctttttccctctcacCCATTTTGGTCCAGTGATTTCTGAATCCATTGGCCAGTTTTAGTCAAATTTTGCAAGGAAATGTAAGTTAGGTATTACATGTCCATGAGCTGttggtttgcttgttttcccaAATAGCTGGATAGGGAAGAGAGACAATGAAGGACTGATTGTTCTCAAGAATGAATTCAAACCTAGTTGAGCTATGGAGAACTACGGAAGGATGTTATGAATGTTTTAACCACAAAAGTTTTTGTTTGCGTTAGTGTCTTGTAAAGCAGAAGCTCCACTCAGTTAAAACTTTCTTCACTTGGATTTGCTCTGGCATTTCCCTGGGGTGAGAATATCCGCAGTATTTCTCCTTCATGTATGCCTGGTAAGGGGATTATTCATCTAGCAGTCCTTATTTCATTCAGCTTTAAAAAGTCACTGGAAACCAGGCTGTGATTCTGCCGGTAACTGTGACAGCCTTGAAGACTGTTACTTCTTTTCTTGGAAATGTTGTCTATTAAGGGAGATAAAACACTGTAGTTATCCCTCTCAAAGTAGGCTTTGTTTCAATCAAATGGTTCATTTTAAATTTAGCTAATGTTAACTGTCACAGACATCCATACTGGCaactcttcatttttctgtcctgATTGTAGCCACAGCTGTTCATATCGAAGAAGGAGATGTTGATAACTACACTATCCATGATGTAGTGATGCCGTTACCTGGATTTGATGTTATTTATCCAAAGCACAAAAGTAAGTCTGACTGTTAAGTTATGTACTTACTCTGAAAATGTAAGTCTGCTTTAAGATCGTTCTTAAAAGGAAGATTAGATCTACGGAACCTTGGTGACCATTAAAACAATACACTATTTCAGATCTGATACATTACTGTCAGCCTCTTCCATTTTGATAATAATGGTCTACAGTTGTAACTTGTTTCACTTAACATCAGTctgtttcatatttctttttagcTCGTAGCTTTTccaaagaaagacattttttactgaggcaaaattatttatctcagcacaaatggaaaaaaatggtgaaatgtTAATTGAAAAGTGtatgcatttgatttttaaattagaaaacaaaccaaacttcTAGAATTTGTAACCCAAGCAAACGCTTGGAAGttagcaaaaagaaacagatctgtttaattaaatattaaccaacatgaaagtttaaaaaaaatattttaaaaagcatatctTTCATCTCCTGTTTATACAGTGTCTTGGTTCt of Haliaeetus albicilla chromosome 14, bHalAlb1.1, whole genome shotgun sequence contains these proteins:
- the PUS7 gene encoding pseudouridylate synthase 7 homolog isoform X4 codes for the protein METVEMNSVSLKRPHSEDDVTNADEIKRQKISEKSETGNDSGQSVETVTGQPDKSLLEDTKNEIIPNEESEEQEDEELEDSDEDGDPESFADMMKHGLTESDVGITKFVSSHKGFSGILKERYSDFVVHEIGKDGRVSHLDDFSVPVDDEDPSEETFTVLSDEDKQRLEELQLLKNKETSVAIEVIEDTKEKRTVIHQAVKSLFPGLETKTEDRDGKKYIIAYHAAGKKALANPRKHSWPKSRGSYCHFVLYKENKDTMDAINVLSKFLRVKPNIFSYMGTKDKRAITVQEIAVLRITAQRLAHLNKCLMNFKLGNFSYKNHPLKLGELQGNHFTVVLRNITGTDDQIEQAMHSLREIGFINYYGMQRFGTTAVPTYQIGRAILQNNWNEVMDLILKPRPGAEKGYLVKCREEWAKTKDPAAALKKLPVKRCVEGQLLRGLLKYGMKNIISAFGIIPRNNRLMYIHSYQSYVWNNMVSKRIEEYGLRAVPGDLTLKGATAVHIEEGDVDNYTIHDVVMPLPGFDVIYPKHKIGEAYKEMLVADNLDINNMRHKIRDYSLSGAYRKIIIRPQNVNWEVVAYDDPRIPLFTTDLDKLEGKPLPVLPTDGKFRALKMEFSLPPSTYATMAIREVLKMDTSIKNQTQLNTTWLR